A genomic segment from Streptomyces sp. TLI_235 encodes:
- a CDS encoding aryl-alcohol dehydrogenase-like predicted oxidoreductase codes for MLGRTGRRVGVIGLGAWQLGGDWGRVDGVDALGTLRAALESGVDFIDTADEYGDGRSEQLIGNLLRACDADGVARPIVATKMGRRAPQVPQNYNAANFRTWIDRSRRNLGVERLDLVQLHCPPEAVYADDEVFDALDALVEDGAIAAYGVSVRSCEQALAAIRRPNLATVQLVLNAFRIKPLERVLPAAAAAGVGIIARVPLASGLLSGKYTAATVFGADDHRTYNRHGESFDVGETFSGVDFATGLEAVERLRPLVPEGATLAQFALRWIADQAVSVVIPGARNAAQAHANAAAAALPPLDQETHKAVLEVYDDLIRPLVHRRW; via the coding sequence ATGCTGGGGCGGACAGGGCGGCGCGTCGGGGTGATCGGGCTCGGTGCCTGGCAACTCGGCGGTGACTGGGGGCGGGTGGACGGGGTGGACGCCCTCGGCACGCTGCGCGCCGCGCTCGAGTCGGGCGTCGACTTCATCGACACCGCCGACGAGTACGGGGACGGGCGGAGCGAGCAGCTCATCGGCAACCTGCTGCGCGCCTGTGACGCGGACGGCGTCGCCAGGCCGATCGTGGCGACCAAGATGGGCCGCCGGGCACCCCAGGTGCCGCAGAACTACAACGCGGCGAACTTCCGGACCTGGATCGACCGTTCGCGCCGCAACCTGGGCGTCGAGCGGCTCGACCTGGTACAGCTGCACTGCCCGCCGGAGGCGGTCTACGCCGACGACGAGGTGTTCGACGCGCTCGACGCGCTGGTCGAGGACGGCGCGATCGCGGCGTACGGGGTCAGCGTCCGAAGCTGCGAGCAGGCACTGGCCGCGATCCGCCGCCCGAACCTCGCCACTGTCCAGCTCGTGCTGAACGCCTTCCGCATCAAGCCGTTGGAGCGGGTGCTGCCGGCCGCCGCCGCGGCCGGGGTCGGCATCATCGCCCGGGTGCCGCTGGCCAGTGGGCTGCTCTCGGGGAAGTACACGGCCGCGACGGTCTTCGGCGCGGACGACCACCGCACGTACAACCGGCACGGCGAGTCCTTCGACGTCGGTGAGACGTTCTCGGGCGTGGACTTCGCGACCGGACTGGAAGCGGTGGAGCGGCTGCGTCCGCTGGTGCCCGAGGGTGCGACACTCGCCCAGTTCGCCCTGCGCTGGATCGCCGACCAGGCGGTGAGTGTGGTCATCCCGGGCGCGCGGAACGCCGCGCAGGCCCACGCGAACGCGGCCGCGGCCGCGCTGCCACCGCTGGACCAGGAGACCCACAAGGCCGTGCTGGAGGTGTACGACGACCTGATCCGCCCGCTGGTCCACCGCCGTTGGTGA
- a CDS encoding RimJ/RimL family protein N-acetyltransferase, with translation MLLIEPEAVRTLRLTLLPLEVGHAEEMAVVLGDPGLHVFIGGEPSGVDRLRARYERLVAGSPDPGVLWGNWVVRLDAERCLTGTVQATVTGEGDTATAELAWVVGTAWQGRGIATEAARGLAAWLAARGVRHLLAHVHPDHRASAAVAAAVGLTPTEHRQDGEIRWEWTAR, from the coding sequence GTGCTGTTGATCGAACCCGAGGCCGTCCGGACACTGCGGCTGACGCTGCTGCCGCTGGAGGTCGGGCATGCCGAGGAGATGGCGGTGGTGCTGGGCGATCCGGGGCTGCACGTCTTCATCGGCGGCGAGCCCTCGGGCGTCGACCGGCTGCGGGCCCGCTACGAGCGACTGGTCGCGGGGTCGCCCGATCCGGGTGTTCTCTGGGGCAACTGGGTCGTCCGGCTCGATGCCGAGCGGTGCCTGACCGGGACGGTCCAGGCGACGGTGACCGGCGAAGGCGACACGGCCACGGCGGAACTCGCCTGGGTGGTCGGGACGGCCTGGCAGGGGCGCGGCATCGCCACCGAGGCGGCCCGGGGTCTGGCCGCCTGGCTCGCGGCCCGCGGCGTGCGGCACCTCCTCGCCCACGTCCACCCCGACCACCGGGCCTCGGCCGCGGTCGCCGCGGCCGTGGGCCTCACCCCGACCGAGCACCGGCAGGACGGCGAGATCCGCTGGGAGTGGACGGCGCGCTGA
- a CDS encoding RHS repeat-associated protein codes for MATREIAIERLLPVRNEAPLPHGLPQLRLRQPTVPGNLSRVQKPDTWHYTWDADDRLTGVTTPDGARWRYLYDPFGRRIAKQPLSADGSGVEEQTDFTWDGPALAEQTTQAAYLPGPHTLSWDHNGLYPLAQTETIATALSAGTPQAQIDRRFFAIVTDLVGTPTELVDPATNAIAWRATPTLWGHMTWPADSTTYTPMRFPGQYFDAETRLHYNLHRYYDPDIARYTSPDPLGLAPAPNPEAYVGNPHLVSDPLGLSPHRNGSGGGTVSLFKAPQRGLGEHQENNGYLKADFPGGPHDPYEDGKAYFAKGDRGLADKYAKHYGEGVIEIHIPVADHADCSRNMRSRMRVAPSSRFRYRTTCCTNSTNSRGLDTDDNFRGLGSCKARLTGRHRVAEIAAVRPFGMFVKIPGHAGVAAVVDAISYYPDRDPVHPDSWPAVGDSVEGVVSEHSEHNRQIKLRVG; via the coding sequence GTGGCGACGCGTGAGATAGCGATCGAACGCCTCCTGCCCGTCCGGAATGAAGCGCCACTGCCGCACGGCCTCCCGCAGCTCCGTCTCCGTCAGCCAACCGTGCCAGGCAACCTCTCCCGGGTACAGAAGCCCGACACCTGGCACTACACCTGGGACGCCGACGACCGGCTCACCGGCGTCACCACACCCGACGGGGCTCGCTGGCGATACCTCTACGACCCCTTCGGGCGTCGGATCGCCAAGCAGCCGCTCAGTGCTGACGGCAGCGGTGTCGAAGAGCAGACCGACTTCACCTGGGACGGCCCCGCACTCGCAGAGCAGACCACGCAGGCCGCCTATCTCCCCGGTCCGCACACCCTGTCGTGGGACCACAACGGGCTCTACCCGCTGGCCCAGACGGAGACCATCGCCACCGCCCTCTCGGCCGGCACTCCCCAAGCACAGATCGACCGTCGATTCTTCGCCATCGTCACCGACCTCGTGGGCACACCCACCGAGCTCGTCGACCCAGCCACCAACGCCATTGCTTGGAGGGCTACCCCCACGCTGTGGGGGCACATGACGTGGCCAGCGGACAGCACAACCTACACGCCGATGCGATTCCCGGGTCAGTATTTCGACGCAGAGACCCGACTCCACTACAACCTTCACCGGTATTACGATCCGGATATCGCCCGGTACACGTCTCCTGACCCGCTCGGACTTGCTCCCGCTCCGAATCCGGAGGCCTACGTCGGAAACCCGCACCTGGTGTCGGATCCGCTGGGACTCTCCCCGCACAGGAACGGTAGCGGCGGCGGGACGGTGAGCCTGTTCAAGGCCCCGCAGCGGGGACTCGGAGAGCATCAGGAGAATAACGGTTACCTGAAGGCGGACTTCCCCGGTGGACCGCACGACCCGTACGAGGACGGGAAGGCGTACTTCGCCAAGGGCGATCGAGGTTTGGCCGACAAGTACGCGAAGCACTACGGTGAGGGTGTCATCGAGATCCACATCCCTGTCGCCGACCATGCAGACTGTTCGAGAAATATGAGAAGCCGTATGAGGGTGGCCCCCTCATCGAGGTTCCGATACCGAACGACATGTTGCACGAACTCAACAAATTCCCGAGGACTCGACACCGATGACAACTTCAGAGGGTTGGGAAGCTGCAAAGCTCGACTAACCGGTCGGCACCGTGTTGCGGAGATCGCGGCCGTGCGGCCGTTCGGGATGTTCGTAAAAATCCCTGGGCATGCCGGGGTCGCGGCGGTGGTGGATGCCATCTCGTATTATCCTGACCGCGATCCCGTGCATCCGGATTCGTGGCCTGCGGTGGGTGATTCTGTCGAAGGCGTTGTCTCCGAACATTCCGAGCACAACCGGCAGATAAAGCTCCGAGTCGGCTGA
- a CDS encoding hypothetical protein (manually curated), producing MALRKKGTRLITADGMAYRWRVSGGAGCCTGCASGRFEFVVEQADQKGAVLMAATSAFPVVPSIVGAGVRAALDHGWQPARRGSAFRLTGLV from the coding sequence TTGGCTCTGCGGAAGAAAGGCACCCGCCTGATCACCGCCGATGGCATGGCGTACCGGTGGCGTGTGTCCGGCGGGGCCGGTTGCTGCACAGGGTGCGCGTCGGGGCGGTTCGAGTTCGTGGTTGAGCAGGCCGATCAGAAGGGCGCGGTGTTGATGGCGGCGACATCGGCCTTTCCCGTGGTTCCCTCCATCGTCGGGGCGGGAGTTCGCGCCGCGCTCGATCACGGGTGGCAGCCGGCGCGAAGGGGATCGGCTTTCCGACTGACCGGGCTGGTGTAG
- a CDS encoding ricin-type beta-trefoil lectin protein has product MTPLLRRLRSAVTALALLAAAAALPVVAAPPAGAATQLCDTFGSVRIAGGRYIVQNNNWGDSTQQCLSVTDTGFSISSESHNRPTNGAPASYPSVYAGCHYTNCTTGSGLPLQVSAFGNPQTSVAYRTIGSGEWDAAYDIWFDSTPNPSGQNNGAELMIWGNHRGAPQPAGQKIGTADLAGATWDVWEGRLTNDGIGWNVVSYVRQQGTGSLTVDIKDFTSDSANRGYLDRAWYMTSVQFGFEPWIGGTGLAVDSFAFTANGTGGGGGGTGSTLVGRGSGRCLDVQAAGTADGTAVQLYDCNGTGAQVWQRVGNTFVNPNSGKCLDVAGQGTANGTQVRLWSCLGSGAQQWQVNANGTVVNPNSGKCLDAVGQGTSNGTRIQIWDCYAGGTQPNQVWSLR; this is encoded by the coding sequence ATGACCCCGTTACTCCGCCGCCTGCGCTCGGCGGTCACCGCCCTCGCACTGCTGGCAGCCGCGGCCGCCCTGCCCGTGGTCGCTGCGCCGCCCGCCGGGGCCGCGACCCAGCTCTGCGACACCTTCGGTTCCGTCCGGATCGCCGGCGGCCGCTACATCGTCCAGAACAACAACTGGGGCGACAGCACCCAGCAGTGCCTGTCCGTCACCGACACCGGCTTCAGCATCTCCTCGGAGAGCCACAACAGGCCGACCAACGGGGCCCCGGCCTCCTACCCGTCGGTCTACGCCGGCTGCCACTACACCAACTGCACCACCGGCAGCGGACTGCCGCTCCAGGTCAGCGCCTTCGGCAACCCGCAGACCTCGGTCGCCTACCGCACCATCGGCAGCGGCGAGTGGGACGCCGCGTACGACATCTGGTTCGACTCCACGCCCAACCCGTCCGGCCAGAACAACGGCGCCGAGCTGATGATCTGGGGCAACCACCGCGGCGCCCCGCAGCCCGCCGGCCAGAAGATCGGCACCGCCGACCTGGCCGGCGCGACCTGGGACGTGTGGGAGGGCCGGCTGACCAACGACGGCATCGGCTGGAACGTCGTCTCCTACGTCCGCCAGCAGGGCACCGGCTCGCTGACGGTCGACATCAAGGACTTCACCTCGGACTCGGCCAACCGCGGCTACCTCGACCGGGCCTGGTACATGACGAGCGTCCAGTTCGGCTTCGAGCCGTGGATCGGCGGCACCGGGCTCGCCGTGGACTCCTTCGCCTTCACCGCCAACGGCACCGGCGGGGGTGGCGGCGGCACCGGCAGCACCCTCGTCGGCCGGGGCAGCGGCCGCTGCCTCGACGTCCAGGCCGCGGGCACGGCCGACGGCACTGCCGTCCAGCTGTACGACTGCAACGGCACCGGCGCCCAGGTCTGGCAGCGGGTCGGCAACACCTTCGTGAACCCGAACTCCGGCAAGTGCCTGGACGTGGCCGGGCAGGGCACCGCCAACGGCACCCAGGTCCGGCTCTGGAGCTGCCTCGGCAGCGGCGCCCAGCAGTGGCAGGTCAACGCCAACGGCACCGTCGTCAACCCGAACTCCGGCAAGTGCCTCGACGCGGTCGGGCAGGGCACCTCCAACGGCACCCGGATCCAGATCTGGGACTGCTACGCCGGCGGCACCCAGCCCAATCAGGTGTGGTCGCTGCGCTGA
- a CDS encoding NAD-dependent SIR2 family protein deacetylase: MRMHPGPEETAAGTAEPSAAGLHEVGRLLAGGEVAVLSGAGLSTESGIPDYRGATGRARPRTPMTFQEFTASEDGRRRYWARSHVGWRTIAGAAPNAGHRAVEALRRSGHVTSVITQNVDGLHRAAGTADAVELHGALDRVVCLDCGRTSSRLELDRRLTGLNPGFRDTGSRINPDGDVELPDAMVHGFRVAPCAVCGGVLKPDVVFFGESVPKDRVQRCFDLVDAARALLVLGSSLTVMSGLRFVRHAARTGKPVAIVNQGATRGDEFAAATVAAPLGETLAALAAELS; this comes from the coding sequence ATGCGCATGCATCCGGGTCCCGAGGAGACGGCGGCCGGCACGGCGGAGCCGTCCGCCGCCGGGCTGCACGAGGTCGGCCGCCTGCTCGCCGGGGGCGAGGTCGCCGTGCTCAGCGGGGCGGGGCTGTCGACCGAGTCAGGCATACCCGACTACCGCGGCGCCACCGGCCGGGCCCGGCCCCGTACGCCGATGACCTTCCAGGAGTTCACCGCGAGCGAGGACGGCAGGCGCCGGTATTGGGCGCGCAGCCACGTCGGCTGGCGGACGATCGCCGGGGCCGCGCCCAACGCGGGCCACCGCGCCGTCGAGGCGCTGCGCCGCTCCGGCCACGTCACGAGCGTGATCACGCAGAACGTGGACGGGCTGCACCGGGCGGCAGGCACCGCGGACGCCGTCGAACTGCACGGCGCCCTGGACCGGGTGGTCTGCCTGGACTGCGGCCGCACCAGCAGCCGCCTGGAGCTGGACCGGCGGCTCACCGGGCTCAACCCCGGCTTCCGCGACACCGGTTCGCGCATCAACCCGGACGGCGACGTCGAACTGCCCGACGCCATGGTGCACGGATTCCGCGTCGCGCCGTGCGCGGTCTGCGGCGGCGTCCTCAAGCCGGACGTGGTCTTCTTCGGCGAGAGCGTTCCCAAGGACCGCGTCCAGCGCTGCTTCGACCTGGTCGACGCCGCCCGGGCACTGCTCGTCCTCGGCTCGTCGCTGACGGTCATGTCCGGCCTGCGGTTCGTCCGCCACGCGGCCCGCACCGGGAAGCCGGTCGCCATCGTGAACCAGGGTGCCACCCGAGGAGACGAGTTCGCCGCGGCGACCGTGGCCGCACCCCTCGGCGAGACCCTGGCCGCGCTCGCGGCCGAGCTGAGCTGA
- a CDS encoding acetyltransferase (GNAT) family protein, whose translation MRGHVSPWRIRALEDGDLDQVAHIWEESRDTPADPVVGLAEVLAAVRAGAPAVVAVVGGQAVGAAFSSTAAERGWVLRLTIARSWRHHGLGSALLAALEERLVAQGVRRIGALLPRGEVGEQAYTNSGYTGRPDLSYFEKVLAADSAEATILDQLGGAVPDIGLWGHIAGMEDEKSLIERRLVLPLEHQQAAEEYRLVPPRAVVLFGPPGTGKTTFARAVASRLRWAFIEVIPYQLAADQHGVAAGLRELFSRVDHLENVVLFFDEAEEIASERRDPTTLAHRVTNELLKLIPQFRRRDRRLLICATNTVRSLDPAFLRPGRFDYLIPVGPPDAEARRAIWTRYIGPDRVPGIDLDALVEASARFTPADIEYAARTAAQTAFERHLAAGPPHPEEPGQRTDDYLRAIARTRPTLSEDDIRAFDHDLRDSART comes from the coding sequence ATGAGGGGCCATGTCTCGCCCTGGCGCATCCGCGCCCTCGAGGACGGCGACCTCGACCAGGTGGCCCACATCTGGGAGGAGTCGCGGGACACACCGGCCGACCCGGTGGTCGGTCTCGCCGAGGTGCTCGCCGCCGTGCGCGCGGGCGCCCCGGCCGTCGTCGCGGTCGTCGGCGGGCAGGCCGTCGGAGCGGCGTTCTCCTCGACCGCCGCCGAACGCGGCTGGGTGCTCCGGCTCACCATCGCCCGCTCCTGGCGCCACCACGGCCTGGGATCCGCCCTGCTGGCAGCCCTGGAGGAACGCCTCGTGGCGCAGGGCGTGCGCCGCATCGGCGCCCTGCTGCCGCGCGGCGAGGTCGGCGAGCAGGCCTACACCAACTCCGGCTACACCGGCCGGCCCGACCTCAGCTACTTCGAGAAGGTCCTCGCCGCGGACTCCGCCGAGGCGACCATCCTCGACCAACTCGGCGGCGCCGTGCCCGACATCGGGCTCTGGGGCCACATCGCCGGCATGGAGGACGAGAAGAGCCTCATCGAACGGCGGCTCGTCCTCCCGCTCGAACACCAGCAGGCGGCCGAAGAGTACCGGCTGGTGCCACCGCGCGCCGTCGTCCTGTTCGGCCCGCCCGGCACCGGCAAGACCACCTTCGCCCGGGCGGTCGCCTCCCGACTGCGCTGGGCCTTCATCGAGGTCATCCCGTATCAGCTCGCCGCCGACCAGCACGGCGTGGCGGCCGGCCTGCGTGAACTGTTCTCCCGCGTCGACCATCTCGAAAACGTCGTGCTCTTCTTCGACGAGGCCGAGGAGATCGCCTCCGAACGGCGCGACCCGACCACCCTCGCGCACCGGGTGACCAACGAACTGCTCAAACTCATCCCGCAGTTCAGGAGACGGGACCGCCGCCTGCTGATCTGCGCCACCAACACGGTGCGCAGCCTCGACCCGGCCTTCCTGCGCCCCGGACGGTTCGACTACCTCATCCCCGTCGGCCCGCCCGACGCCGAGGCCCGGCGGGCGATCTGGACCCGCTACATCGGCCCCGACCGCGTCCCCGGCATCGACCTCGACGCCCTCGTCGAGGCCAGCGCCCGCTTCACCCCCGCCGACATCGAGTACGCCGCCCGTACGGCCGCGCAGACGGCCTTCGAACGCCACCTCGCCGCCGGCCCCCCGCACCCCGAGGAACCGGGGCAACGCACCGACGACTACCTGCGCGCCATCGCCCGCACCCGCCCCACCCTGAGCGAGGACGACATCCGCGCCTTCGACCACGACCTCCGCGACTCGGCCAGAACCTGA
- a CDS encoding putative phosphoglycerate mutase (manually curated): MGALIVVRHGQTEWSLSGRHAGRTDVALTDAGEAAARALAPRLARRRLAAVFSSPLSRAMRTAELAGLTGVKPDPDLVEWDYGGYEGLTAEQIQGTRPGWDLWRDGVVPGEAARPGEQLQQVAARTDAVLDRIRPLLDRGDVAVVAHGHLARVIAVRWLGIDASAARLLGHPHPGSLGFLAVEHGQPVISAWNVR, from the coding sequence ATGGGAGCACTGATAGTTGTCCGGCACGGTCAGACCGAATGGAGCCTGTCGGGCCGGCATGCCGGACGCACCGACGTTGCACTGACCGATGCGGGTGAGGCCGCAGCCAGGGCGCTCGCTCCGAGGCTGGCCCGACGTCGGCTGGCCGCCGTGTTCAGCAGCCCGCTGAGCCGTGCGATGCGGACGGCCGAGCTTGCGGGTCTGACCGGTGTCAAGCCTGATCCGGACCTGGTGGAGTGGGACTACGGCGGCTATGAGGGGCTGACCGCCGAGCAGATCCAGGGGACGCGGCCCGGCTGGGACCTGTGGCGGGACGGCGTCGTTCCCGGGGAGGCCGCCCGTCCAGGCGAGCAGCTCCAGCAGGTGGCCGCGCGCACGGACGCGGTGCTGGACCGGATCCGGCCGCTGCTGGACCGGGGCGATGTCGCCGTGGTCGCTCACGGCCATCTGGCGCGGGTGATCGCCGTGCGCTGGCTCGGGATCGACGCGTCCGCCGCCCGCCTGCTCGGCCACCCGCACCCGGGCTCGCTCGGTTTCCTGGCCGTTGAGCACGGGCAGCCGGTCATCTCCGCCTGGAACGTCCGGTAG
- a CDS encoding YhgE/Pip-like protein: MTPPTPPGTSEPGPDSEPPGPESERPAPTAAGATAGQVLRNPRIWIIPSVLVTAVSLLLALLYMGGILNPRIDLHRVPVGLVSADKGATVDGKQQNLGASITAAVAAAPDPDDRVNWQVLTPAEAQQKLASNQLYGALEIPEDFTAAVAGLGQPPAGSPARPIAVVLTNPGSGSLASSFASSIATDAAHRASLDLGKQLTAIAAQRATQQGTQVSNASALLLADPITVETRVGHPIGPHSGLGLSAFYYTLLLVLAGFLGGNAIGNGVDVALGYTDNELGPWHTRRRTVPITRRRTWVVKSVMSTVISLFTSAVIMLATVGILGMDASHLPLLFLFSFCASAAVGLGVQAINATFGGIGQLVSMFVFIVLALPSSGATIPLQALPDFYRFLARFEPMRQLSDGIRAILYFDARADAGLARAWIMIAVGTVLALLLGWVMTSYYDRKGLRRLVAVDSA; encoded by the coding sequence ATGACACCGCCCACCCCACCCGGCACGTCCGAGCCGGGCCCGGATTCCGAGCCGCCCGGCCCGGAATCCGAGCGGCCGGCCCCGACGGCCGCCGGGGCCACCGCAGGGCAGGTGCTGCGCAACCCGCGGATCTGGATCATTCCGTCGGTGCTGGTCACCGCGGTCTCGCTGCTGCTGGCCCTGCTCTACATGGGCGGCATCCTCAACCCCCGGATCGACCTGCACCGGGTGCCGGTCGGGCTGGTCAGTGCCGACAAGGGCGCCACCGTCGACGGCAAGCAGCAGAACCTCGGCGCGAGCATCACCGCCGCCGTCGCCGCGGCGCCCGACCCGGACGACCGGGTGAACTGGCAGGTCCTCACCCCCGCCGAGGCCCAGCAGAAGCTCGCCTCCAACCAGCTGTACGGCGCACTGGAGATCCCCGAGGACTTCACCGCTGCCGTCGCCGGCCTCGGCCAGCCGCCGGCCGGCTCGCCCGCCCGCCCGATCGCCGTGGTGCTCACCAACCCCGGCTCGGGCAGCCTCGCCTCCTCCTTCGCCAGCTCCATCGCCACCGACGCGGCCCACCGTGCCTCGCTCGACCTCGGCAAGCAGCTCACCGCCATCGCCGCGCAGCGCGCCACCCAGCAGGGCACCCAGGTGTCCAACGCCTCCGCGCTGTTGCTGGCCGACCCGATCACCGTCGAGACCCGGGTCGGCCACCCGATCGGCCCGCACAGCGGACTCGGCCTCAGCGCCTTCTACTACACGTTGCTGCTGGTGCTCGCCGGCTTCCTCGGCGGCAACGCCATCGGCAACGGCGTGGACGTCGCGCTCGGCTACACCGACAACGAGCTCGGACCCTGGCACACCCGGCGCCGCACCGTCCCGATCACCCGGCGCCGCACCTGGGTGGTCAAATCGGTGATGAGCACCGTCATCTCGCTGTTCACCTCGGCGGTCATCATGCTGGCCACCGTCGGCATCCTCGGCATGGACGCCTCGCACCTGCCGCTGCTGTTCCTCTTCTCCTTCTGCGCCAGCGCCGCCGTCGGCCTCGGCGTGCAGGCGATCAACGCCACCTTCGGCGGGATCGGACAGCTCGTCAGCATGTTCGTGTTCATCGTGCTGGCACTGCCCTCCTCGGGAGCCACCATCCCGCTGCAGGCACTGCCCGACTTCTACCGGTTCCTGGCCAGGTTCGAGCCGATGCGGCAGCTCAGCGACGGCATCCGGGCGATCCTCTACTTCGACGCCCGGGCCGACGCCGGACTCGCCCGCGCCTGGATCATGATCGCGGTCGGAACGGTGCTCGCCCTGCTGCTCGGCTGGGTCATGACGTCGTACTACGACCGGAAGGGACTGCGCCGGCTGGTCGCCGTGGACTCCGCCTGA
- a CDS encoding methyltransferase family protein, translated as MTLAPAYLFDNRSEHAAEQHRCLAEWLDPISIERLVGTGVRPGLHCLDVGTGAGSIAVWLADRVGPAGRVLATDLAPLPVPERPNLVVQRHDILHDPLPEAGFDLIHVRLVLSHLPEREEVLHRLLAALRPGGVLHLLEFDAEYAPVLLAPDARAKELFERFQRAKLQAFRERGSHQGWGRECVAALRRAGFTDVEAVPYVTALTPGSPGLRLQVHNTRHLREPLLRAGLTDAELAELREVLAHPDFRACSNLVHTVHGRRP; from the coding sequence ATGACCCTCGCCCCCGCCTACCTGTTCGACAACAGGAGCGAGCACGCCGCCGAGCAGCACCGCTGCCTGGCGGAGTGGCTCGACCCGATCAGCATCGAGCGGCTGGTCGGCACCGGTGTCCGCCCAGGCCTGCACTGCCTGGACGTCGGTACCGGCGCCGGCAGCATCGCCGTCTGGCTGGCCGACCGGGTCGGCCCCGCCGGCCGGGTGCTCGCCACCGACCTCGCGCCGCTGCCGGTCCCGGAGCGGCCGAACCTTGTCGTGCAGCGCCACGACATCCTCCACGACCCGCTGCCGGAGGCCGGGTTCGACCTGATCCACGTCCGGCTGGTGCTCTCCCACCTGCCGGAGCGGGAGGAGGTGCTGCACCGTCTGCTGGCCGCGCTGCGGCCCGGCGGGGTGCTGCACCTGCTGGAGTTCGACGCCGAGTACGCGCCGGTGCTGCTCGCCCCCGACGCTCGCGCCAAGGAACTGTTCGAGCGCTTCCAGCGGGCCAAGCTCCAGGCGTTCCGGGAGCGCGGCTCGCACCAGGGCTGGGGGCGCGAGTGCGTGGCCGCCCTGCGGCGGGCCGGCTTCACGGACGTCGAGGCGGTGCCGTACGTCACCGCGCTGACGCCCGGCTCCCCCGGGCTGCGGCTGCAGGTCCACAACACCCGCCACCTGCGCGAGCCGCTGCTGCGGGCCGGCCTGACCGACGCCGAACTCGCCGAGCTGCGCGAGGTCCTGGCGCACCCGGACTTCCGGGCCTGCTCCAACCTGGTGCACACCGTGCACGGCCGGCGCCCGTGA
- a CDS encoding PadR family transcriptional regulator, whose amino-acid sequence MYGQLMSVPLTLLGLLEREPSHGYDLKRDYDTLFGRDKPLPYGQVYATLSRLARDGKVVAGEAEPGGGPERKRYVITEAGVTEFETWLAEPVAPEPTLQTVLFTKVVLALMLGRDAGRYLDTQRAAHMQRMRELTELRRTGALLDTLLADHGLFRLEADLRWIDLTVARLDAIAEAVRS is encoded by the coding sequence ATGTATGGTCAGCTCATGAGTGTTCCTCTGACCCTTCTCGGGCTGCTGGAGCGAGAGCCCAGCCATGGATACGACCTCAAGCGCGACTACGACACGCTGTTCGGGCGGGACAAGCCGCTGCCGTACGGCCAGGTGTACGCGACGCTCAGCCGGCTCGCGCGGGACGGCAAGGTGGTGGCCGGCGAGGCCGAACCGGGCGGCGGGCCGGAGCGCAAGCGGTATGTCATCACCGAGGCGGGGGTGACCGAGTTCGAGACCTGGCTGGCGGAGCCGGTCGCTCCCGAACCCACCCTGCAGACGGTGCTGTTCACCAAGGTCGTACTGGCGCTGATGCTCGGCCGCGACGCCGGGCGGTACCTCGACACACAGCGGGCCGCACACATGCAGCGGATGCGCGAACTCACCGAGCTGCGCCGCACCGGCGCCCTCCTGGACACCCTACTGGCCGACCACGGCCTGTTCCGGCTGGAGGCCGACCTGCGCTGGATCGACCTGACGGTGGCCCGGCTGGACGCGATCGCCGAGGCGGTGCGGTCATGA
- a CDS encoding putative ABC transport system ATP-binding protein, with the protein MTGALIEARGVTLAFGETPALRGADLTVGGGEVLAVMGPSGSGKSTLLHCLAGILTPDSGEVLFDGRRIDRLGESERSALRRDRFGFVFQFGQLVPELTAEENVALPLLLSGTRRAAALAEARPWFARLGLDGLERRRSGELSGGQAQRVALARGLVTRPRVLFADEPTGALDSLTGEQVMELMVGAAREQGTTVVLVTHEPRVAAYAHREAIVRDGRVTSLSVDRIAS; encoded by the coding sequence ATGACGGGCGCACTGATCGAGGCACGCGGGGTGACCCTCGCCTTCGGCGAGACCCCGGCGCTGCGCGGCGCGGACCTGACGGTCGGCGGGGGCGAGGTGCTCGCCGTGATGGGGCCGAGCGGCTCCGGCAAGTCCACGCTCCTGCACTGCCTGGCCGGCATCCTCACGCCGGACTCCGGCGAGGTCCTCTTCGACGGCCGGCGGATCGATCGCCTCGGCGAGTCCGAGCGCAGCGCGCTGCGCCGGGACCGGTTCGGCTTCGTCTTCCAGTTCGGCCAGCTCGTCCCCGAGTTGACCGCCGAGGAGAACGTCGCGCTGCCGTTGCTGCTGAGCGGCACCCGCCGTGCGGCAGCGCTCGCGGAGGCCCGGCCGTGGTTCGCCCGGCTCGGCCTGGACGGGCTGGAGCGGCGCAGGTCCGGGGAGCTGTCCGGCGGTCAGGCACAGCGGGTGGCGCTGGCGCGCGGCCTGGTGACCCGTCCGCGGGTGCTGTTCGCGGACGAGCCGACGGGTGCGCTGGACTCGTTGACCGGCGAGCAGGTGATGGAGCTGATGGTGGGTGCGGCGCGCGAACAGGGCACCACCGTGGTCCTGGTGACGCACGAGCCGCGGGTGGCGGCGTACGCGCACCGGGAGGCGATCGTCCGTGACGGCCGGGTGACGTCGCTGTCGGTGGATCGGATCGCGTCGTGA